In Oncorhynchus gorbuscha isolate QuinsamMale2020 ecotype Even-year linkage group LG08, OgorEven_v1.0, whole genome shotgun sequence, one genomic interval encodes:
- the LOC124041662 gene encoding LOW QUALITY PROTEIN: G-protein-signaling modulator 2-like (The sequence of the model RefSeq protein was modified relative to this genomic sequence to represent the inferred CDS: deleted 1 base in 1 codon) — MDSIGSLVSIVDEDQSYHVRYRMDASCLELALEGERLCKVGDYHAGVSFFETAIQVGTEDLQVLSAIYSQLGNAYFHLHDYAKALEFHHHDLTLTRTIGDQMGEAKSSGNLGNTLKVLGRFDEAVVCCQRHLDIAMDLNDKVGQARALYNFGNVYHAKGKSICWSGAEPGEFPEEVTTALRKAAEYYQANLSIVKELGDPAAQGRTYGNLGNTHYLLGNFQNAVASHEQRLQIAKEFGDRSAERRAYCNLGNAYIFLGEFEVAAEHYKRTLQLARQLKDRAVEAQACYSLGNTYTLLQDYERAIDYHLKHLIIAQDLNDRIGEGRACWSLGNAHTALGNHDQAMHFAEKHLEISKETGDRSGELTARMNVSDLQMVLGLSYSTNNSTLFENPIKDMDLNLHGARPRMGRRNSMENLELMKLTPDKINAQKWTSDILTKQSKPTLAKSSSKLFFISRLRGKKTRAGGSSKVLQDTSNTSQNPAQGPQKRASPDMLGDEGFFDLLSRFQSNRMDDQRCSIQEKSRLSVSTSSSDSPPRAMRKSVSEAVAGLGSGSGAQGRRLEEGGGAGGSLPGLRLNRHSSQAVLSHLMANTGNTEPDDDFFDMLVKCQGSRLDDQRCAPPPARGPTVPDEDFFSLITRSQAKRMDEQRVTLPSAAGSAAGSAARPCSN; from the exons ATGGATTCCATTGGCTCTTTGGTTAGCATTGTTGATGAGGACCAGTCCTATCATGTCCGCTACAG GATGGATGCATCCTGCCTGGAGCTGGCCCTGGAGGGTGAGCGGCTCTGTAAAGTGGGTGACTACCACGCTGGAGTGTCCTTCTTCGAAACAGCCATCCAGGTTGGCACAGAGGACCTGCAGGTGCTGAGTGCCATTTACAGCCAGCTGGGCAATGCATACTTCCATCTGCATGACTACGCCAAGGCGTTGGAGTTCCACCACCACGACCTCACCTTGACCAG GACCATCGGGGACCAGATGGGAGAGGCTAAATCCAGCGGTAACCTAGGCAACACATTGAAGGTGTTGGGTAGGTTTGATGAGGCTGTGGTCTGCTGTCAGAGGCACTTAGACATTGCCATGGACCTGAACGACAAG GTGGGACAGGCGAGGGCGCTGTATAACTTTGGGAACGTGTATCATGCAAAAGGAAAGAGCATCTGCTGGAGCGGGGCGGAGCCAGGAGAGTTC CCCGAGGAGGTCACTACTGCACTTAGGAAAGCAGCGGAATATTACCA AGCAAACTTATCCATAGTGAAGGAGCTTGGAGACCCGGCCGCCCAAGGCCGAACATATGGTAACCTTGGCAACACACACTACCTGTTAGGTAACTTCCAGAATGCAGTGGCGTCACATGAACAG CGCCTCCAGATTGCCAAGGAGTTTGGCGACCGCTCAGCAGAGAGAAGGGCCTACTGCAACCTGGGGAACGCGTATATATTCCTGGGTGAATTTGAAGTGGCAGCCGAGCATTACAA GAGGACTCTGCAGCTGGCCAGACAGCTGAAAGACCGGGCTGTAGAGGCTCAGGCCTGTTACAGTCTGGGCAACACCTACACACTCCTCCAGGACTACGAGAGGGCCATAGACTACCACCTCAAACACCTGATCATAGCACAGGACCTCAACGACCGGATTGGTGAGGGCCGGGCGTGCTGGAGTTTAGGGAACGCTCACACCGCCCTGGGGAACCATGACCAGGCCATGCACTTTGCTGAGAAACACCTGGAGATCTCCAAAGAG actGGTGACCGGAGCGGGGAGCTGACGGCCCGTATGAACGTGTCAGACCTGCAGATGGTGctggggctgagctacagcaCCAACAACTCCACCCTGTTTGAGAACCCCATCAAGGACATGGACCTCAACCTGCACGGAGCAAGGCCCCGGATGGGACGGAGAAACAGCATGGAAAACCTGGAGCTCATGAAACTCACCCCCGACAAGATCAAT GCTCAGAAGTGGACCAGTGACATCCTGACCAAGCAGTCTAAACCCACCCTGGCTAAGAGCTCCTCCAAGCTGTTCTTCATCAGCCGCCTGCGGGGGAAGAAGACCAGGGCTGGGGGCTCCAGTAAAGTCCTGCAGGACACCAGTAACACCTCCCAGAACCCTGCACAGGGACCACAGAAG AGGGCCAGTCCAGACATGCTCGGGGACGAGGGCTTCTTTGACCTGCTAAGTCGTTTCCAGAGTAACCGGATGGACGACCAGCGCTGTTCCATACAAGAAAAGAGCCgtctgtcagtcagtaccagCTCCTCTGACTCTCCACCCAGAGCCATGAGGAAAT cagtgtCCGAGGCAGTAGCAGGCCTGGGCTCTGGGTCTGGTGCCCAGGGTCGCCGGTTAGAAGAAGGTGGAGGTGCTGGGGGTAGTTTGCCCGGCCTTCGGCTCAACAGGCACAGCAGCCAGGCTGTCCTCAGCCACCTGATGGCTAACACAGGCAACACGGAGCCTGATGATGACTTCTTCGACATGCTTGTCAAATGCCAG GGTTCTCGTCTGGATGACCAGCGCTGCGCCCCTCCCCCGGCCCGTGGCCCCACCGTCCCAGACGAGGACTTCTTCAGCCTCATCACGAGGTCCCAGGCCAAACGCATGGATGAGCAGCGGGTCACCCTGCCCTCCGCAGCAGGCTCCGCAGCAGGCTCCGCAGCACGGCCCTGCTCCAACTGA